The Acinetobacter shaoyimingii DNA segment GTTTTAGCCAAATATAAACAACAATTCCCAGCAATTAAGACATTTACCATTGATGATGTATTTGGTGGTTGGGCAAAAGCACAGCAAACCCATTTCGTGAATGGTGCAACGTTTGATCAGATTTATAACAATCGTAAATAAACTTGCATAGTAATTTTCAAAACAAAAGCCGATTCCAATGAATCGGCTTTTTTATCTTCAAGTGCAATATGTATGAAATTAAAAAAATAATTAATAACGATTAAAAACATTAGGTTATGAGCAAAATGGTTTCCATGGATTTGCAGCTAACTGAGTCATCAATGTATCCCGCGTTTTTTGTAAAGTTGTCTCTAGTGAAGCTTTATCTGCAGGTAGTCTTTCAGCAATACTCAGCGTTATAAGAGGTTTACATTGAGCAAATATTTTCTGAACATTAACTTCATATGTAGATGCCATTAAGTTTTTTGACTTCAAATCTGTCGGTAAATAAGTTACTGAAAGGTAAATTGCATCATGCTGAGAACTCAATTGAGGGTTTTGATTAAAACCAGCTTTTTGCAGTTGATTCATTTGTAAATTCGCGTATTGCTGAGCGCTAAGTTTTGAGTTTTTTAAAGCATGAATCGTCAATAATTTCGACCAGTTATTTACAGTTTCATTATGTGTTGTATATTCATAAGTCGCTTTTATTGTGTCAGAATTTTGAAAAATGAGCTGATAGTTTGAGTCTGAAAAAGTGAAATTTTTCGGTGCTTCAAATTTGGCTGTGGACTGAGTTGGAACAGGTTTTGTATTTGTACTATTTTGACAATGGCGTGCTTCATTTTTGACTTCAATATTCTGATCAAGATTGATGACTTTTATCGACGCATTAGGGTGTATCTGACACAACACGTTTTTTGCAGTATAGATGCCAGATCCTTGTGAAATCATACGAGGACCTTGAAGTTGAGTACCATTTTCATCGAATGCCTGAACTTCGTAATTCCCTGAAAGGGTTATACAACCTGTTAAACTGAATAAGCTTAGCGCAATGATCTTAATTTTTTTCATGCTGATTCCTTAAATTTTCTTCTTTAGTTGTTTTTATTTGTGATGAATAAAAGCTAAATGATACGAACATCATCTGCATTTAAATTTAATGCTTTTCAAATCAATATACGTAAACCATTTAAAAATTCAAATACAAAAAATAATGAATATTTTCAACTCAATATTCATTATTTAATTTATGTGAAATGATGTCATTAAAACGGACTGATAATTTCATTAATCCAAATGATCAAAACATTGACGATAGTCTTTTCGAGCAACTGCTTGTTGCTGTTCCGATAAAGCAAGAAATTGTTGAATCAACTCACGTGCATATGCATCATAAAATTTAGGTTTTTTGTAGGCATAGCTTGGGGTGCTGTTGCCATACATAAATTCAACTTGTTCGAAAATTTGATCTTCTTGTTTTAATTTTGGATTGTCTCTCATCACATTACACACGGTGGCTTTGTGCGACGCTTTTTCCTCTTGGTTTGGCATCTTCATCCAGACGGTGATGAGTAATATGCTAAAAATTATGACGGCAATGAGCAAAAAAGACAGTTTTTTCATATTGAAAGGAGGTGCAGCCGCTCAACATTTTTTGTGATGTTAAACATGGTGTGCATAGAGCAGAGGATCGGAGGTCTATGATAGCAAATAATAACTGGCGTAGACGCTACGTGATGGTTTAAATGCATCAGCTTTTACAATTTTTTAAAGCGTATTTTGAAAAATTGCAGTGGATTAGGGGCGAAATGATTCAGAATTAAAAAATAAAACGGTTTTTTCTATGAAAAGTAATATTTCAGTACAAAAAGTCGTTTGGAGCTTTGTTAAAACAAGGTAATAATGTGCAGTTAAATTTTCTTTGTTTTGAACCAATTCATATGTCACATATTTCTGTATTACTTCACGAAACTGTAGATGCCTTAGTGGCTGATCGCAATACAGGAATTTATGTTGATGGCACGTTTGGTCGTGGTGGACATACACGTTTGTTGCTTTCAAAATTAGATGAAAATGCGCGAGTTTATGCCTTTGATAAAGATCCACAAGCATTGGCTGTGGCGGCTGAATTAGAACAAGAAGATCCACGTTTTAAGATCATTCATGCAAGCTTTGCAGATTTAAAATCTGAACTGAATCAGATTGGTGTTGAAGAAGTTGATGGGATTATGGCAGATTTAGGTGTGTCATCTCCACAGCTTGATCAGGCTGAACGTGGTTTTAGCTTTATGAAAGATGGTCCACTTGATATGCGTATGGACAATTCACAAGGTCTAACCGCAGCAGAATGGTTGTTGGAAGTCGATGAAACGCATTTGGCGAATGTAATTTTTCAATATGGTGAAGAGCGTTATAGTCGTCGTATTGCCAAAGCCATTAAAGCAGCAGGGTTGATTGAAACGACTGCACAATTGGCTGAAATTGTTAAAGTAGCCCATCCAAAATGGGAAAAGAATAAACATGCCGCAACCCGTACTTTCCAAGCGATTCGTATTGAAATAAATAAAGAATTAGATGATGTTCATGCTTTTTTACCACAAGCTTTAGATTTGCTAAAATCGGGTGGACGTTTAGCAGTGATCAGTTTCCATTCTTTGGAAGATCGTATTATTAAACAATTTATTCAAAAAGAATCAACATTAGCAGAAGATACAGGTTGGGGCATGCCTCAAAAAGTAAAAGATACGAGAACCTTGAAAAAAATCGATCGTATCCGTGCAAGTGAAGCAGAAGTAAAAGAAAACCCACGGTCACGCAGTGCTTGGTTGCGTGTTGCAGAACGCTTAGACAAAAAAGGCGCAGAATGAAGCAAGACATTACAGAAGATAAAGTTACCCCTAAGCTTGCTAGAAAAAAAACCATAACGTATATGGTCTTAACGGCTTTTATTCTAATTAGCGCTTTTATGGTGGTCTATCAAGTGTATTTGTATCGCCATGATTTCCGTGAATATAATGCCCACATGCGTGAGCGTGAAGACATTAATGCGGAATGGGGGCGTTTGCTCATTGAGCAACAAACATTTGGTGCGACTGCACAAATCGGAACACGTGCAGTGACGCAACTAAGAATGTATTCACCACCGACAGCTCAGACGGTGGTCATTTCTTTACCTACTGAATCAAAGCAAAAGAAATAAGGCGTGCTGAATGTCCAATAAGCGAATAACAAAACCCACTCGGAAAAAACAGCATTCCATTACGGAAAAACCTACACTTGCTGTCGATATGTGGCGCTTTTACCTCATGTGGGGCTTTGTATTACTGTGTTTTGTTGGCTTAGTCACGCGTGCTTTTTTTGTACAAGTGGTGAATCGTGATTTCTTGCAAAATAAAGCCAATGCAAAAATTTTAAGAACTGAAAAACTTAAAGCAATGCGCGGTGTGATTAGCGACCGTAATGGTGTGCCTTTGGCTATTAGTACGCCCATTATGAAAGTGGTGATTGATCCTCAGAATTATTATGAGACCAAAGCGACCTACGAGAAAATTACTGAAGAGTTAAAGAAAACGCCGAATAGTTATAAGCTTAAAAATCAGTTACCGAAAGAAAATCTAAATTTAGATGAGTTGGCAGATGCGGTCGGTATTGATCGTGCCAAATTGAAAAAAGATGTAGAAGCACGTGCGCGTTCACGTTATTTGGTTTTGAAAAAAGAAGTACCACCGCCTCAAGCTGAAATAATCGTTAAACGTGATTTTGCTGGGGTCTATGCTGAAAAGTCCTACAAACGTTATTATCCGCAGCCTCAGCCAAATGCGCAGATTATTGGTTTAACCAATAGTGAAGGGGTTGGGATTGAAGGTTTAGAAATGCAATTAAATGCTCGTTTATCTGGTGTGGATGGCGAGCAGAAAATTGCACGTGATAAACATGGTAACCGTGTTAAAACTCCAGAAGTGATTAAAGAAGTCGAAGCGGGTGAAAATATTACCCTTAGTATCGACTCACGTTTACAGTACATCATGTATCGTGAATTAACCGCGGTCGGTGTGGCCAACAATGCACGATCTGCAACAGCGATTGCAATCGATGTCAAAACGGGTGAAATTTTAGCGATGACCAGTTGGCCGTCGTACAACCCAAATGACAAAAATGGAACGAAAAACAAAGACGCAATGCGTAACCGTGGTGCGATTGATATGTTTGAACCTGGTTCGACCATGAAACCATTGACCATTGCGATGGCATTGGAAACAGGAAAATTTGCACCAAATACGGTGGTCAATACTTCTCCAGGATCTATGCGTGTGGGTAACCATACCATCCGTGATACGCATAATTATGGTTCATTGACATTAGGTGGAATCATTCAAAAGTCATCGAACGTCGGTGTCTCAAAAATTGCACTTTCACTGCCATATTCTACCTTGCCAACTTTTTTAAAACGCATAGGTTTTGGTGAGCGTTCAGCGGTGAAATTCCCAGGTGAAAGTGCCGGTTTGATTTTGCCACCAAGCAAATGGAATGTATCAGAAGTGGCGACCATGTCGTATGGTTATGGTTTAAATGCCACTGTATTACAAATGGTTGATGCTTATGGAATGCTTGCAAACAAAGGCTTAAAAATGCCTCTAAGTCTCTATAAGCTCGATACCTTACCAAAAGGTCAGCAGATTATTGATCCAAAAATTGCAGATCAAGTGATGTTGATGATGGAGTCTGCAACGCAGCCAGGTGGTACGGCTACACGTGCAAATATCCCTGGCTATCGTGTCGCAGGTAAAACGGGTACAGCACATAAACTACGTCCAGACCGTAAAGGTTATTCTACGACAGAATATCGTGCATTATTTTCAGGTGTAGCGCCTGTGAGTGATCCGCGTTTAGCCATGTTTGTGGTTGTTGAGAACCCGAAAGGCGCTTATTACGGCGGTACGGTGTCTGCACCAGTTTTCGCACGTGTGATGCAAGAATCACTTCGTTTGCTCAATGTTCCTTTAGATAAACCTTTAGAAACTCAAAAAATCCAGTAATAGGTGTTGAATGTCCATTACATTTCAAGAACTGTATCCCGTTGAAAATATTGCTGGATGGATGAAACAACCATTCAATGGTTTTGTTCTGGATAGCCGTAAAGTCCAACAAGGGCAAATTTTTATTGCCCTAGATAGTTTTTCACAACCTGAAAAGACGATACAGTTCGCACGTATTGCCCTTGAAAAAGGGGCGATTGCAGTGGTGAGCGAATCTCAATTAGAGATTGAAAACAGTATTCAAGTGGCGACTGTTCGTCACTTAATGGGTACATGGCAGAAGCAATATTTAAAAGCGACTACCCAAGTTGAATTACCCCAAATTTTGGCAGTTACTGGAACCAATGGTAAAACCACGATTTCTCGTCTAGTAGCAGAATTGCTGATGTTACAAGGTCAAGCTTGTGCCGTGATGGGAACAACAGGGAATGGTATTTTACCGAATCTGGAAGCGTCTTCTCATACCACTTTAGATGCGCTACATCTGCAAAATGCTTTACATGAATATGCGGTTCAAGGCGCAAAATTTGCCTCAATTGAAGCCAGTTCACATGGTCTGGAACAAGGTCGTCTTGCGGGCTGCGATATTGAAATCGCAGCTTATAGTAATTTAAGTCGTGATCATTTGGATTATCACGGTACGCTTGAAGCATATGCTGAAGCGAAATCACGTCTATTCAAATTTGAATCTTTAAAAGTCGCAATCATCAATATTGATGATGCCCATGCCCATGTGATGATTGATGCGGCGAAGTGCAATCCTGCACAACCTCAAATTTTAACCTATTCAACCACGCAAAAAGCAGATTACCAAGTTCAAGATATTCAATACAGTTTAAGTGGCGTGCATTTCAGACTGATCACTAAAAACGGTGATTTTACCGTGCACAGCCCATTGCTTGGACATTTCAATATTGAAAATCTGGTTGCGAGCTTAATTATGGCTGAGCAAGCAGGCTTTGATTTGGAGCAACTCATTGACATTGCTCCACAGCTAAAAGGTGCACCTGGACGCATGCAGGTGATTCGCGATGGCGAGCGTTTATTCGTTGTGGATTATGCGCATACCCCTGATGCATTGATTCAAGTCTTAACGACCTTAAAACGCCACGTGTCTCAAGACTTATGGGCGGTATTTGGTTGTGGTGGAGATCGTGATCGGGGTAAACGACCTTTGATGACGCAAGCGGCGTTAGATTATTCTGATATTGTCTTGTTAACTTCGGATAATCCGCGTACTGAAAATCCTGAACAAATTTTTGCAGATATGAAAGCAGGCATTCATTTTGACGGTAAAAATGTTCATGAAATTCATGATCGCCGTGAAGCCATTAAATTTGCAGTACAACAAGCCAAGTCTGGTGATATTGTCGTCATTGCAGGTAAAGGACATGAAAACTATCAGGAGATCGATGGGGTTCGCCATTGGTTTGATGATGTGGTTGAAGTGCAAGCAGCAATTGATGCTCAACATCATGATTTAGATTCAGCTTATCCTGCACAATAAGGACATTCATATGCATACATCAACGACCAGTACTGTGCCTTTAGAACCGTGGACAGTCGAACAATTACAACAAGCGACTCAAGGTCAATGGCATAATAATCGAGTTCCAAAAGGTCAAATTAAACGAATTTTGACTGATTCACGACATGCTGAACAAGGTGATGTCTTTCTTGCGTTGAAGGGTGAGCGTTTCAATGCGCATGATTTTATCAAGCAAGTTGCGGAACAAGGGTGTGAAATTGCAATCGTCAGCCATCCTGTCGATGCTGATATTGCACAGTTGGTGGTTGAAGACACACGTCTTGCATTGGGGCATTTAGGGGCTTATCGCCGCCAACAAAATACCCAATTGAAAGTGATTGCCTTGACTGGAAGTAGTGGTAAAACCACCACCAAGGAAATGTTAGGCAGTATTCTCAATCGACTTGCGCCGACCCTTATCACCCGTGGTAACTTAAATAATGATTTAGGTGTGCCCATGATGTTGCTCGAACTTCGTTCAGAACATCAATATGCTGTGATGGAATTGGGTGCGAGTCATCAGGGTGAAATTGCCTATACTTCGAGTCTTGTTCAACCCCATGTCGCAGGAATTATTAATATTGGTACTGCACATTTGGGTGAATTTGGTGGCAGAGATGGAATTTGTCGCGCCAAATCTGAAATATATGCAAATATTCTCAAATCTGGAACATCGATAGTTCCTGCTGCGGATGATTATGCAGAAACGATTCGTCAAGCAGTTGTGACTGATCAGCAACTCAGTTTTGGTGAAAGTGGTGAAGTCTTTGCTACTGAAATTGAGTTACATCCACAATCTTCTTCGTTTGTATTGAACACACCGCAAGGACATAGCCATGTTCATTTGCCATTTGCAGGTGAACATAATGTTCAGAATGCAATGGCTGCAACGGCATTTGCACTGGCCATTGGGGTTTCATTACAAGATATTGTCGCTGGACTGGAACAAGCCGAAGGGGCAAAAGGTCGTTTGAACTTTATCAAACACAAAGATTTTTTATTTATTGATGATACTTATAATGCGAATCCATCATCGATGCGAGCTGCAGGGGAAGTGCTTGCTCAGCAGGAAGGTATTCGTGTTATGGTGATTGGTGATATTGGTGAATTGGGTGCAAGTGCTGCTCAAGAACACTACAAATTGGGACGAGATTTGGTTTCAATTAAAGGACTCAATTTTGTTGTTGCTGTTGGTGAGTTTTCACCCGCGGCTCAAGAAGGTGCAAGAAGCACGCAATATGGTAAAAAACTACAAGCATTCCTGACTCAGGAACAAGCACTTCCATTTTTAATAAGTTTAGTCGAAACACACCATCCACAGTCTATGAGTTTCCTCTTTAAGGGTTCTCGTTATACTCATATGGAAACGTTGATGGCGGAATTGATGGAGAAACTCTAAATGCTGTTATGGTTATTTGAACAACTGTCGGGTTACCACAGTTCGTTCCAAGTTGTTCGTTATTTAACATTAAGAGCTCTGCTCAGCGTTTTGACAGCAATGACGATTGGTTTGGTGCTTGGACCGATCATGATCCGTAAACTGCAGGCTTTGAAATACGGCCAAGCAGTCAGTTCTTTCGCGCCAGAAAACCATGCAAAAAAGATGGGGACACCAACAATGGGTGGGCTCTTAATCTTATTGTCTATTGGTATTTCAACCTTACTTTGGGCAGATTTATCTAATCCATATGTATGGATTGTTCTGGCTGTCATGGTGATTTTCGGTGCTGTAGGATGGGCGGATGACTGGATTAAAATTCGCTATAAAGACAATGCAGGATTACCAGCACGTAAGAAATTCTTCTGGACATCGGTAGGTTCATTGGGTGCAGGTATTGCACTGTATGTAATTGCCCAGCAACAGGCAAACCCTATTCATACAGCCAATATGTTGGATTTGCTTATTCCATTCCTGAAAAACTTTAGTATTCCGCTTTCCATTATTCCATTTGGTATTGGCTTTATTGCATTTACTTATCTGGTGATTAATGGTGCGTCAAACGCTGTAAATCTTACAGATGGTTTAGATGGTTTGGCGATTATGCCAATCGTACTTGTTGCAGCTGGTCTAGGCGTTTTTGCTTACTTGGCTGGTGATGCACGTTTTGCGACTTATCTGCATGTGCCTTATGTGAAATATGCATCTGAATTGGTTGTGATCTGTGCCGCGATGATTGGTGCAGGTTTGGCATTCCTTTGGTATAACGCTCACCCTGCTCAAGTCTTTATGGGTGATGTTGGTGCGCTATCTTTAGGTGCAATGCTTGGAACGATTGCGGTGATGGTTCGTCAAGAAATCGTGTTTGCTATTATGGCAGGTGTGTTCTTGGTTGAAGCTGTATCTGTATTCTTGCAAATTGGTTCTCTGCGTATGCGTAATAAGCGTGTGTTTTTAATGGCACCATTGCACCATCACTATGAGAAAAAAGGCTGGAGAGAAACTCAGGTGGTGATTCGTTTCTGGATTATCACAATTATGCTGGTAGTTTTAGGTCTAATGACTTTAAAATTACGTTAAGCAGATCTTTTTTGAAAAAGTCGGCATGCGCCGGCTTTTTTTATGCTGTGTAATTTGTTTTGGAGAAAATGATGAATTTGCTCATGTGTCCAGTGTGTCGTGAGAGTTTAAAGCTAACAGAAAGAACGTGGAGATGTGGCAATCATCATAGTTATGACGTGGCTAAACAAGGCTATGTCAATTTACATGTCGTACAACATAAGCATAGTAAAAACCCTGGAGATACGCCTGAGTCGGTTCAAGCCCGTCGCGCCTTTTTGAGTGGTGGTTTCTATGCGCCGTTACAGCAAGCCGTGGTGTCCAAAATTCGTCAATTGCGTATTGAAAATCTATTAGATATAGGTTGTGGTGAAGGCTATTATACCAATGCGATGCAAGCTGAAGTACTGCAATGTGTTGGGGTAGATATCGCCAAAAACGCGATTCAGGTAGCCGCAAAATTAAATAAGGACGTGACTTGGGTGGTTGGTACGGGTGCAACTTTGCCTGTAATGGATCATTCAATTGACTTGTGTACCAGCCTATTTAGTCCGATTCCTGAACAGGAAATTCTCCGTGTATTAAAATCTGAAGGTTATTTGTTGGTTGCTACGCCAGCTACGGAGCATTTACTTGCGATGCGTGAAGCATTATTTGAAGAAGTGAATCCACACGATTCACATAAATTTGTAGATCAGTTGGCTGGAAACTTTGACTTGGTCGATGCACAAGTGATCGATGCTCCTATGTGTTTGGAACAGCAAGATTTAAAAAATCTAATTGCAATGACGCCTTATGCGTATAAAGCGAAGCCAGAACGTCGTTTGGCCTTGGAGCAAGAACAACAGTTTGAACTCAATGCGCAGTTTCAAATTTATGTCTTTAAAAAGAAAGAATCTACGTAAACATGAGCAATGCTATAGCCAATAAAAAAGCCCTCAAATGAGGGCTTTTTTATTATTGAACTCGATTGATGAGATCTTCAATGGCATCTTGCTGTTTAGTTTCTTTCTTCGGACTTAGACTTGGTGGAGGTGCATCTGAAGGTTGCAAGGGTTGTTCCTCACCTGGTAAATCATCAAAGTCATTCGATACATCTGGCTTTGGTGTTACAGGTGACGCACGATAAATTGGGCGAGCCAAAGGTGGTTTACCATCATCATCGGTTTCTTCATGTTCAATGGTATTTTTGGTACGATGATCACGTGAAATAGGGGCTTTGGCATTTTTGTCTAAAGTGACCCAAGCTGGCGGTGTCCCTTCAAGCGACTTCTGCATGAAGTTACTCCATATCGGAAGGGCTGCAATACCGCCATACTCACGACGACCGAGTGTAGAAGGTTGGTCAAAGCCAACCCAAGTAATCGCCACCAACTTACCATTAAAGCCTGCAAACCAAGCATCTTTAGCGTCGTTGGTTGTACCTGTTTTACCACCAATATCTGGACGACCAATTTTTAATGCTGCACGACCCGTACCGTGTTGGATCACGTCTTTTAGAATATTGGCCATGTCAAATGCTGAGCTTGATTTTAATATGCGCTGAGCTTGACGATATTTACTTTTTTCTTCAGCGGTTAATGGTTCTAAATCTTGTTCGTTATCAGATTGGTTAGTGACTTCAATCACTTCATCATCAGGGGTAACGGTTTCATTTTTTTCTGGTTGTTTATTCTCACGAATACACTTAATACATGCATATTCAGGATTTGCTTGATAAATCACTTTACCGTAAGCATCTTCAATACGACTGATAAAATGCGGTTGTACACGGAAACCACCATTGGCAATCGCAGAGTAGCCTGTTGCCATTTGTACGGGTAAGACTTGAGGTGTTCCTAAAGCAATGGTGTAGTTACGAGGAATTTGGTCTTCTTGTAAACCAAAATCCATAAACAACTGACGAGTACGTTCAATGCCAACCGTTTGTAATAAGCGGACTGAAACGGTGTTACGTGATAAATAAAGTGCACGACGCAAAGGAATCATGCCTAAGTAGCGACCATCGGAGTTTTTAGGTGACCATTTTCCAATGGTGATGGGATTATCATTGACCATTGAATAAGGTGTCATGCCACGTTCAAGTGCCAATGCATACACAAAAGGTTTAATGGTTGAACCAGGTTGACGCCAGCCTTGAAGGGCGCGGTTAAACTTAGATTGATAGAAATTATAACCACCGACGACAGCGATGATTGAACCATCATTTGGATTTAAAGCAATGAGTTGACCTTGTACTTTTGGAATTTGTACCAGTGCCCAAGAGGTTTTGTTTTCATTTGGTCTTAAGCGAACGATATCTTTTACTTTGACAATTTGCGATGCTTTGCTTGGTGCACCACCTACACTGTCAGCACTTCGGTAGGGGCGAGCCCATGACATTCCAGACCAAGGTACAGTCACAGTTTCGCCATTTTGCATCAATGCTTCAAACGAATTGGTATTGACCTGAGTCACTTCGGCTGGGTAGGTGTTTGCATAAGCAATAAAATTCTTTAAAGGTTGATCATGTGCTTCTGCTCCGCGCCAACCATGACGACGGTCATAATCTTCCAATCCTCTTCGAACAGCATCCTCGGCATATGCTTGACGTTTGCTGTCGATGGTGGTGTAAACCTTATAGCCAGAGTCTACTGCAAGCTCACCAAATTTATTGACCAGTTCTGAACGAACCATTTCACCGACATAGGGAAACTTATTGCTTACGCCGCGATTGGGCATATTTAAAACCACAGGTTCAGCAACGGCCTCGTTATATTGTTTTTGATTGATATAACCAAGTTGCAGCATTCGCCCTAAAATCCAGTTGCGTCGTTCTAAAGCACGTTCAGGATTGGCAACAGGGTTATATTTTGAAGGCGCTTTAGGAAGACCTGCGAGCATTGCCATTTGAGCAATACTGAGCTGATCTAAGCTTTTGTCATAATAAATTTTAGCTGCCGCAGCAATTCCATAGGCATTTTTACCTAAGAAAATTTTATTGACATATAACGTGAGAATGTCTTCTTTTGACAGATTTTGCTCAATCTTACGTGCTAGAAAAATTTCAGTGAGTTTGCGCTTAAGTGTACGATCAGAACTTAAATAATAGTTTTTAGCCACTTGCATGGTGATCGTGGAGCCACCTGTTTGTACATCTGAACCAGTGACCGATTCTGTTAACGCTCGCCCTAAACCCTTAAAACTAATACCACTATGCTCGAAAAAAGATGAATCTTCTGCAGCTAGAAAGGCATGAATAAACTGTTCTGGAATCTGTTCATATTCTACAGGTACAGAAAGCTTACCTCCATACT contains these protein-coding regions:
- the ponA gene encoding penicillin-binding protein PBP1a yields the protein MKKLSCCGNIHPFFLLIIIALMAIPMGFYGMYLYIAPSLPEMSSLKKAPLLKPLQVYTADNQLIAEYGGKLSVPVEYEQIPEQFIHAFLAAEDSSFFEHSGISFKGLGRALTESVTGSDVQTGGSTITMQVAKNYYLSSDRTLKRKLTEIFLARKIEQNLSKEDILTLYVNKIFLGKNAYGIAAAAKIYYDKSLDQLSIAQMAMLAGLPKAPSKYNPVANPERALERRNWILGRMLQLGYINQKQYNEAVAEPVVLNMPNRGVSNKFPYVGEMVRSELVNKFGELAVDSGYKVYTTIDSKRQAYAEDAVRRGLEDYDRRHGWRGAEAHDQPLKNFIAYANTYPAEVTQVNTNSFEALMQNGETVTVPWSGMSWARPYRSADSVGGAPSKASQIVKVKDIVRLRPNENKTSWALVQIPKVQGQLIALNPNDGSIIAVVGGYNFYQSKFNRALQGWRQPGSTIKPFVYALALERGMTPYSMVNDNPITIGKWSPKNSDGRYLGMIPLRRALYLSRNTVSVRLLQTVGIERTRQLFMDFGLQEDQIPRNYTIALGTPQVLPVQMATGYSAIANGGFRVQPHFISRIEDAYGKVIYQANPEYACIKCIRENKQPEKNETVTPDDEVIEVTNQSDNEQDLEPLTAEEKSKYRQAQRILKSSSAFDMANILKDVIQHGTGRAALKIGRPDIGGKTGTTNDAKDAWFAGFNGKLVAITWVGFDQPSTLGRREYGGIAALPIWSNFMQKSLEGTPPAWVTLDKNAKAPISRDHRTKNTIEHEETDDDGKPPLARPIYRASPVTPKPDVSNDFDDLPGEEQPLQPSDAPPPSLSPKKETKQQDAIEDLINRVQ